One region of Lampris incognitus isolate fLamInc1 chromosome 4, fLamInc1.hap2, whole genome shotgun sequence genomic DNA includes:
- the fbxo22 gene encoding F-box only protein 22: MEANPDFPGSSRDSKAEYILSNVAEVVERILTFVPTKSLLRIASVCRLWRNCARRVLRTQQKLTWVSACGPSNTEVHALCRSLAEEVEKVFLLPKTVLAMVDYEAFNGRSYCYRQSKAKRSRHSPDTVEELNLLFPKGCDIIGISTPGIVLTPSGSYSSPPQEHQEGEAGYAIMFPSMDGVHIRSFHFCKKTISQSALEEAGLVDNPELRVVLLFVYEVRTSGAARFLNQVLEPLAKSKALIAGGLIESVFSPPRQCCGQGAYGVVGLALSGPRVQGASVLLDQDVGSPKAAEATIHRLKAAKLPERNTLGFMFACVGRGQSYYNNQSNVEADAFHKVFPNTPLFGLFGNGEIGCDRIVKEDYTLCDADTDSLQHEYTTVMTLVHLG, translated from the exons ATGGAAGCAAATCCAGATTTTCCCGGGTCTTCGAGGGACAGCAAAGCAGAATACATACTTAGTAATGTCGCAGAGGTGGTTGAGCGAATATTAACATTTGTGCCAACGAAATCGCTTCTCCGGATCGCAAG TGTATGCAGGTTGTGGAGGAACTGTGCACGCCGAGTGCTGCGGACTCAGCAGAAGTTAACTTGGGTCTCAGCCTGTGGCCCATCCAATACAGAGGTCCATGCTCTTTGCCGTAGCCTGGCTGAGGAAGTGGAG AAGGTGTTCCTCTTGCCTAAAACAGTTCTGGCCATGGTGGACTATGAAGCCTTTAATGGCCGCTCATACTGCTACAGACAAAGTAAAG CAAAAAGGAGCCGCCACAGTCCAGACACAGTTGAAGAACTGAACCTCCTCTTCCCCAAAGGCTGTGACATCATAGGCATTTCCACACCAGGCATAGTCT TGACTCCCAGTGGCTCTTACTCCAGCCCTCCCCAGGAGCACCAGGAGGGAGAGGCAGGATATGCCATCATGTTTCCCAGCATGGACGGTGTCCACATCAGGTCATTCCATTTCTGCAAGAAGACCATCTCTCAATCAGCCCTGGAGGAAGCAG GACTAGTTGATAACCCTGAGCTTCGTGTGGTGCTGCTGTTTGTCTATGAAGTCCGCACATCTGGAGCTGCACGTTTCCTCAACCAAGTGCTTGAGCCTTTAGCCAAAAGCAAAGCTCTCATTGCTGGGGGACTTATAGAAAGTGTCTTCTCTCCTCCGAGACAGTG CTGTGGCCAGGGCGCATATGGTGTTGTGGGACTCGCCCTAAGTGGCCCCAGAGTCCAGGGGGCCTCAGTGCTGCTCGATCAGGACGTCGGTAGCCCCAAGGCAGCTGAGGCCACCATCCACCGACTAAAGGCAGCCAAACTTCCAGAGCGCAACACCTTAGGCTTTATGTTTGCCTGCGTGGGGAGAGGCCAGAGCTACTACAACAACCAGAGCAATGTGGAGGCTGACGCCTTCCACAAAGTGTTCCCAAACACGCCGCTCTTTGGCCTGTTTGGAAATGGCGAGATTGGCTGTGATCGTATAGTGAAAGAGGACTACACACTATGCGACGCAGACACAGACAGTCTGCAGCATGAGTACACCACAGTCATGACCCTGGTCCATCTAGGTTGA